The Flavobacteriales bacterium genomic sequence CAGGAAAAATACGCCAGTCTGGCATTTGAAGATTATCAGGTGCATTACCGCAAGAAATGCATGAAAGCTTGTTTTGATCAATACAAGCCCAGGGTTGTGCTGGAGATCGGATGCGGCCTCGAACCCATATATGATGTTCTGACGTCTTTTGACAAACTGGTTATCGTTGAACCGGCGCAAATGTTCGTTGATCATGCCCTGGCTGATATCAGGAAGAAAGGACTTGAAGACCGTGTGGATGTGTTCCCCCTGTTGATGGAAGATGCCAAAACCAAAATCGCCGGGTACAACTTTGACATGGTACTTATGAGCGGTTTGCTCAATGAGGTTCCTGATCCCAAAGGTATGCTGGAAGTGGTACGGGATGTTGTGGGAAAGGATACCATTGTACACGTGAATGTTGCGAATGCCAATTCTTTTCACCGGTTGCTGGCCCTGGAGATGGGACTCATCAACAGTACGTTTGAAAAATCCCAGCAACAGTTGTTGCTGCAAGGAAATACCGTGTACGATAAACATACATTGGCAAAGCTGGTTACCGATGCGGGTTTTGATATCGTTGAAGCAGGTTCTTATTTTGTGAAGCCCTTTACCCATAAGCAGATGAAACAGCTCATGGATACAGGTATCGCCGATGAACGCATGCTGGACGGCCTGTATGCCATGACCAAGTATATGCCCGACATGGGTTCGGAAATATTCGTCAACCTGAAGCGAAACAACCGGTAATCCGGACAGTCACTCAGCGTATGATTCATACCGTTCCTTTTTTTTCCCTCTCACACATGCATGATGAACTTCATGCCGATCTTCTGGATGCCTTCCAACGGGTATACCAGGCCAATCACTTTGTGCTGGGTAAAGAAGTGGAAGCCTTTGAGAAAGACTTTGCGGCATTCTGCGGAAGCCGGTATGCCATCGGTGTAGCAAATGGCCTGGATGCCTTGCATGTTTCCCTCAAAACCCTTGGTGTTGGTCAGGGTGATGAGGTGATTGTTCCGTCAAACACTTTCATTGCAACCGTACTTGCGGTCAGCCAGGCCGGAGCCATACCTGTTTTTGCAGAACCCGACCCGCAAACCTATAACCTCACTACCGACGGGATTGATCGTGTGAAAAGTTCCCGCACGAAAGCCGTGATACCGGTACACCTGTACGGACAATCCTGTGTGATGAAACCCATGATGACGTGGGCAAACGATCATGACGTG encodes the following:
- a CDS encoding methyltransferase domain-containing protein produces the protein MRDLKDYQEKYASLAFEDYQVHYRKKCMKACFDQYKPRVVLEIGCGLEPIYDVLTSFDKLVIVEPAQMFVDHALADIRKKGLEDRVDVFPLLMEDAKTKIAGYNFDMVLMSGLLNEVPDPKGMLEVVRDVVGKDTIVHVNVANANSFHRLLALEMGLINSTFEKSQQQLLLQGNTVYDKHTLAKLVTDAGFDIVEAGSYFVKPFTHKQMKQLMDTGIADERMLDGLYAMTKYMPDMGSEIFVNLKRNNR